One segment of Drosophila mauritiana strain mau12 chromosome 3R, ASM438214v1, whole genome shotgun sequence DNA contains the following:
- the LOC117143447 gene encoding solute carrier family 25 member 45, with translation MKWENYCDFVAGCFGGACGVLVAHPLDTIKVWQQASNSSVVTAIQQIYSRNNGVNGFYRGMFFPFISTGAINSLLFGIYGNHLRQLRKVCHSDYQREQLEYHNMFLAGSVAGFVQSFIACPMELIKVRLQTATYYSDYLYGQRRTAFGTFKRILKTDGISGLYRGLLPMMCRDVLPYGIYMLAYRQGVDYMDRRDFVRRRRSQSDGSSVNLLVTTLAGAWAGVISWVCVIPFDVVKTLMQADENHKYRGIFHCVRVQYRAYGWRSIFRGSWMLVARAVPFNAATFLGYEYALEWCQRWNGTYV, from the exons ATGAAGTGGGAGAACTACTGCGACTTTGTGGCCGGATGCTTTGGCG gTGCCTGCGGGGTGCTGGTGGCCCACCCACTCGACACCATCAAAGTTTGGCAACAGGCCTCAAATTCATCCGTTGTGACAGCCATTCAGCAGATCTACAGCAGGAATAATGGG GTCAACGGCTTCTACAGGGGCATGTTCTTCCCGTTCATCTCGACGGGAGCGATCAACTCGCTGCTCTTCGGCATCTATGGAAACCACCTGCGGCAGCTGAGGAAGGTGTGCCACAGTGACTACCAGCGGGAGCAGCTGGAGTACCACAACATGTTCCTGGCGGGCTCTGTGGCGGGATTCGTGCAGTCCTTCATCGCCTGCCCCATGGAGCTGATCAAGGTTCGCCTGCAGACAGCTACTT ATTACAGCGACTATCTCTATGGCCAGAGAAGGACCGCCTTTGGCACGTTCAAAAGGATACTCAAGACTGATGGAATCTCGGGGCTCTATCGCGGCCTTTTGCCCATGATGTGCCG CGACGTCCTGCCTTATGGAATCTATATGCTGGCCTATCGCCAGGGCGTTGACTACATGGACAGGCGGGACTTTGTGCGCCGGCGACGCAGTCAGTCGGATGGATCCAGTGTGAACCTGCTGGTGACCACGCTGGCCGGCGCCTGGGCGGGAGTCATCTCGTGGGTGTGTGTCATTCCGTTCGACGTGGTCAAGACGCTGATGCAGGCGGACGAGAACCACAAGTACCGGGGCATCTTCCACTGCGTGCGGGTGCAGTACAGAGCCTACGGCTGGAGGAGCATCTTCCGCGGCAGCTGGATGCTGGTGGCGCGGGCCGTTCCCTTCAACGCCGCCACTTTCCTGGGCTACGAGTATGCGCTGGAGTGGTGTCAGCGGTGGAACGGCACCTACGTATGA